CGCTGAATCATTCCAGCGTCGATCTTGTCGACGCGATCATTCACGAGGTGGGCAGGTCACGACAGTGTCAAATGACGGTGACGTTCGACCGCAAATTCGCCCGACTCGCCGGCGTCGAGTTGCTCGGCCGGTGAGCGGTCCGCGGCCCTAATGATGGGCGCGATCCGTCCCCTCTCCCGCGAAGCGGGGGAGGGTTGGGAGGGGTCGGTGTTTCTTGCTTGTCGGCGAGTTCTTCCATCCGGCGCTTCGCGCCGCGGGAAAGAGAGCGGGCCGTCGTCACGCCTCGCGATAGCACGTTAGAACCTCCGAGGCCGCTTTCTTGCCCCACTGCCGGGCTTTTGGTAAAAACCGCAGGCCTTCGCGCTCGCGCCAGCGCGCCGACGAACGCAGGACAATCATGCTTTTCTACGAGCCGCTGTTCCTGTTCCTTTTCGGCCCGGCGGTTTACCTCCTGTATCTCTTCTTTGGAGAAGTCCGCGCGCGGCGGGCCGTCATCCTCTTTGCGGCAAGCGTCGTCTTTTACGCTTGGAGCGAGCCGGTCTTCATCCTCCTTGTCTTCGCGTCGGTCGGGCTCGACCTTTACGTGGGGCAGAAGATTGCGACATCGGCCGCGAGCGACACATCCAAACGCTGGCTGGCGCTCGGCGTCGTCGCCAATCTCGCGATCCTCGTCTATTACAAATATACGGGCTTCCTCGCGCTCAATCTCGACGCGCTGCTGAAGGCGTTGACGCTGCCGGGAATCAACATCCCGCAAATCGCGTTGCCGATCGGCGTCAGCTTCATCGTCTTTGAAAAGATCACTTATCTCGTCGACGTCTATCGCGGCGTCACGGCGCCAGCGCGTAGTTCGCTGCTCTACGGGCTTTACGTCTTTTTCTTTCCCAAGCTCCTCGCCGGCCCGATCATCAAATATCACGACATCGCGCGCCAATTCGAGGCGATGCCGCACGCCGACGTCGACGACTTTATCGTGGGCTTTTCCCGCTTCATGCTCGGCGTCGTGAAGAAGCTGCTTTTCGCCGACACATTGGCGAGCGGCGCGGATCTGATCTTCGCGCATGACGTCAGCTCCCTTGGCTTCGCGGAGGCCTGGGCGGGCGTGCTGTTCTTCACCTTCCAGATCTATTTCGATTTTTCCGGCTATTCCGACATGGCGATTGGGCTGGCGCGCATGTTCGGCTTTCGGCTGCTTGAAAATTTCAACATGCCCTATGTCGCGACGAGCATCACCGATTTCTGGCGGCGTTGGCACATCTCTCTGACGAGCTGGATTCGCGAATATTTATATTTCCCGCTCGGCGGCAATCGGCGCGGCGACGCGCGCACCTATCTCAATCTGTGGATCTGCTTCTTCGCTTCGGGAATCTGGCACGGCGCGGCTTGGACCTATATCGCCTGGGGCGCCTATAACGGCGTGTTCCTCGTGCTCGACCGGCTCTTTCTGGTCAATCGGCTGCAGCGGTTGCCGGACTGGCTCGCCAACATCATTGCGATGATCATCGTGATCGTCGGCTGGACATTCTTTCGCGCAACCTCTCTGTCGCAAGCCGGCGCGCTGCTCGCGTTGATGGCGACTCCATGGGCGCACGCCAGCGCGCCTGTCGCCATTCCGCCCGAATATATTGTCGTCGCGCTGATCGCCGCTGGAATCTGCGTCGCGCAGCGCCTGTCGCTTTATGTCAAGGACTTCGATTGGGGCGTCGCGGCGCAGCGCTTCGCCCTGGCGTCGAACAGCGCGCTTTCCATGCTTTTCCTTGCGGCTTTGGCGAAGGGACTTGCTGATCCCTTCAAGCCGTTCATCTACTTCCGGTTTTGAATTGGATGAGCGAATTTAGTCGAAATGGATAAGCGCATCGAGAAACATGCGGCGGAATTTGGAGCGGCGTTGCAGTCGCGCGTTCGGGCCGAGGGCGTCATCGCCTTTTTGAAGTCGCTGACGCTCGCGCGCCTGCCGATTTTCGGTTGCGCCGGCTTCATCGCCTTCCTTTTTCTCGCCAATTTGTGGAATTTCGCCGTTGAAGGCGATTGGCCGAAGCTGCGCATCCGCAGCGCCTGGCCGCTTTACGGCGTCGCGAAGCCAAAGCCCGCGTCCTGGACTCTCGAGGCCTTTCTTTCAGGAGAAACGCAGAAGGCGGTCTCCATCAATCTCGGCCGAATGTCGCCGGTGTTTCCGATCTCGGTGCGCGCGAAAAATCAGCTCGTCTTTTCGCTTTTTGGCGGCTCGGCGGCGCCCGGAGTCGTGATCGGCCGCAATGGCCAACTCTATGAGCAGTTCTACATCGATGAATTTTGCGCCCGCGACGGCGCCTTCGATTCCGCGCGACTTAGTGCGTGGTCTTCGACGCTGCGCGAAATCGAGGAGAGGGCGCAGGTGCGCGGCAAGAGCTTCGTCTATCTCATTTCGCCGTCAAAGGCGGCGCGCTACCCGGAAGATCTGCCAAAGTCCGCGGCTTGCGCCCAGCGCGCGACGGCGATGCCCGAAAAGCTTGCGCCTTACCGCGGGGCGCTCGACGAATCGCATGTGCGCTATGTGGACGGCGCGGCGCTCATTGCGGCGGAAAAATCCAAGCAGCCAATACCGATCTTTCCGCGCGGCGGCACGCATTGGAACAGCGTCGGCGGCGCGCTCGCCATGCGTGAAGCGACACGCGCGCTTCCCGCTTCTCCTGTCGGCGTGCTGGCCTTTGCGTCTGCGCCGGCGCCGGAAGCCCTCGGCACCGACCGCGACCTGCTGGATCTCCTCAATCTCCTATCGCCGGACGCGCATTACCCCACGGCGGCGATCGGCCGGGCAGGGGAGAAGGGCGATTGCATGCGCCCGCCGCGTCTGCTGGCGCTGGGCGGGAGCTTCCTGCATGAAGTTCTGGCGGCGGCGACCCTCGCGCCCTGTCCGCCTCAGATCGATTATTGGTTCTACATGCGGACCGAGGACAACAGCGTCGAACTCGGTCATTACCGGCGCGCGCCAGGGGACGCCTCGAACGGCGAACGGCTGTCGGCCACGACAGAGGAGCTCGACGAGAACCTCGCGGGCGCTGATTTCATCCTGCTCGAAGAAAATGAATCGAGCATCGCCACGACGAAGCAGGTCGGCCACCTCGCCGAGGCGCTGCGCCGTTTGCCTTAGTGAAGATGCGGAATTAAGTGAATCGATTAGGCGAGCCCCCTCTCCCCGTTCACGGGGAGAGGGAAAGTTCACCCAGGGAAATCGCTAATTCGAGAAAACTATGCCGCAGGATCACAATCAATGAAACTTACTGTCGAAACGCTTGTCCATGCGCCGATCGCCCGAGTCTGGTCTGCCTACACCACACCGGCCGACATCACGAAGTGGAACTTCGCGATCGACACTTGGCATTGCCCGCGCGCCACAGTCGATCTGCGCGAGGGCGGCGCCTTCTCCTCCCGCATGGAGGCCAAAGACGGCAGCTTTGGTTTCGACTTTGCCGGAACTTACACCAAGATCGTTCGGCACGAGCTGATCGAATATTCCTTCGGAGACCGTAGCGGCGCCGTGGAATTTTTGGAAAGTGCGAATGGCGTAACAGTGCGCAGCACCTTCGATGCAGAAACCGAACACTCGATCGAACAGCAGCGCGATGGGTGGCAAACAATTTTGAACAACTTCAAAAACCACGTTGAGGCCACGGCTTAACGATAGCGGCGATCTTGCATAGCATTCGCATAACGCGCCATTATGGAACGTTGCCTTTTATGGCGCGAAGCGAACAGCCCGCCTGCCAGCCAAATGTTTCCGGGGTTCACCCAAAAGCGAAATTCAAACTGAGACATTCCCCAAACTCAGCGTGATCAAGACGCTCGCTGCTCACGCCGCCTGCGACGGATCATCCCAATAGCCCTCTGAGCGGGCGATTTTGGCGTATTCGGCATGCACCAGGGCCGGGCTGTAAAGCCGCTCCAGTCGGCGCACGACGAAATGGCCGCGCGCGAGGCTTTGGAAGTGCTCGGTGAAGGCCACGTTGATCGCCGCGCCGCTGATCGCGCCGATCACCGGGATGGCCTGGGCGGCGGTTTTTTGCGACACGACCATGCCGAAGCGCGCCCCGATCGCGCCGATCAGACGCGCCAGGGCGGGCGCCGCTTCGCTGGAGATCTGATGGACAGTCATAAATCGTGCAGCGTCGGACACGGATTTCGCGAGAAGCGCGCGGAGCGCGAGATAGCCGCCCTCTAGAACAGCGCCTTCGGCGGAAGGGCCGCCCAGCGCAAAAACTTCGAGACAGGCGAGCGCGGCGCCCGGGTGGCGCAGGTCCTCTCCCTCCGCCTGCGCGATTTCCGCGATCGAGCGCAGGATGATCGTCGTCGACACCGGCAATTCGATCGGCAGGCTCGCAAGGCCCACGGCGCCACCGACGCCTCCCGAGAGGGCCGCGAGACGACGGTGAATGCGTATGGAATCCTTCGCCGGCTGCGCGTCGAGGCTCGCCAAGGCCATCTTCATCGCCGCGGCGAGCGCCTTTTGGGTCGCGAC
Above is a genomic segment from Methylocystis rosea containing:
- a CDS encoding MBOAT family O-acyltransferase, coding for MLFYEPLFLFLFGPAVYLLYLFFGEVRARRAVILFAASVVFYAWSEPVFILLVFASVGLDLYVGQKIATSAASDTSKRWLALGVVANLAILVYYKYTGFLALNLDALLKALTLPGINIPQIALPIGVSFIVFEKITYLVDVYRGVTAPARSSLLYGLYVFFFPKLLAGPIIKYHDIARQFEAMPHADVDDFIVGFSRFMLGVVKKLLFADTLASGADLIFAHDVSSLGFAEAWAGVLFFTFQIYFDFSGYSDMAIGLARMFGFRLLENFNMPYVATSITDFWRRWHISLTSWIREYLYFPLGGNRRGDARTYLNLWICFFASGIWHGAAWTYIAWGAYNGVFLVLDRLFLVNRLQRLPDWLANIIAMIIVIVGWTFFRATSLSQAGALLALMATPWAHASAPVAIPPEYIVVALIAAGICVAQRLSLYVKDFDWGVAAQRFALASNSALSMLFLAALAKGLADPFKPFIYFRF
- a CDS encoding alginate O-acetyltransferase AlgX-related protein, whose translation is MDKRIEKHAAEFGAALQSRVRAEGVIAFLKSLTLARLPIFGCAGFIAFLFLANLWNFAVEGDWPKLRIRSAWPLYGVAKPKPASWTLEAFLSGETQKAVSINLGRMSPVFPISVRAKNQLVFSLFGGSAAPGVVIGRNGQLYEQFYIDEFCARDGAFDSARLSAWSSTLREIEERAQVRGKSFVYLISPSKAARYPEDLPKSAACAQRATAMPEKLAPYRGALDESHVRYVDGAALIAAEKSKQPIPIFPRGGTHWNSVGGALAMREATRALPASPVGVLAFASAPAPEALGTDRDLLDLLNLLSPDAHYPTAAIGRAGEKGDCMRPPRLLALGGSFLHEVLAAATLAPCPPQIDYWFYMRTEDNSVELGHYRRAPGDASNGERLSATTEELDENLAGADFILLEENESSIATTKQVGHLAEALRRLP
- a CDS encoding SRPBCC family protein, with protein sequence MKLTVETLVHAPIARVWSAYTTPADITKWNFAIDTWHCPRATVDLREGGAFSSRMEAKDGSFGFDFAGTYTKIVRHELIEYSFGDRSGAVEFLESANGVTVRSTFDAETEHSIEQQRDGWQTILNNFKNHVEATA
- a CDS encoding EcsC family protein; protein product: MANSYPLPVLVDQGLSQSDVEALRAAVVALERQSFASRLTGLASRQLSFGSMTLPPRLQAAVAVATQKALAAAMKMALASLDAQPAKDSIRIHRRLAALSGGVGGAVGLASLPIELPVSTTIILRSIAEIAQAEGEDLRHPGAALACLEVFALGGPSAEGAVLEGGYLALRALLAKSVSDAARFMTVHQISSEAAPALARLIGAIGARFGMVVSQKTAAQAIPVIGAISGAAINVAFTEHFQSLARGHFVVRRLERLYSPALVHAEYAKIARSEGYWDDPSQAA